A window of the Pseudomonas fluorescens genome harbors these coding sequences:
- a CDS encoding class II aldolase/adducin family protein translates to MSKPAHIDPIEWQARCELAALYRLIAHFRMTDLIDTHITLRIPGPEHHFLINRYGVIFDRMRASDLVRIDQDGRIVDPEYAGHRVNAAGFVIHSAIHMARPDLNCVIHTHTAAGMAVAAQKQGLLPISQHALKFYGKLAYHTYEGIALSLDERERLIADLGPHRAMILRNHGLLVGGSSVAQAFQEIHFLERACQAQVQALAGGCELHFPSPEVCAHTAEQFDRDEQDNIIDLAWEAALTLIESQRESYLS, encoded by the coding sequence GTGAGTAAACCCGCCCACATTGACCCGATCGAATGGCAAGCCCGTTGCGAGCTCGCCGCACTGTACCGCCTGATCGCGCACTTTCGCATGACCGACCTGATCGACACCCACATCACCCTGCGGATTCCGGGGCCGGAGCATCATTTCCTGATCAACCGCTACGGCGTGATCTTCGACCGCATGCGCGCTTCAGATCTGGTGCGCATCGATCAGGACGGGCGCATCGTCGACCCTGAATACGCCGGGCACAGGGTCAACGCCGCCGGCTTCGTGATCCACTCGGCGATCCACATGGCGCGGCCGGATCTGAACTGCGTGATCCACACCCACACCGCCGCCGGCATGGCCGTCGCCGCGCAGAAGCAAGGCTTGCTGCCGATCAGTCAGCACGCGCTGAAGTTCTACGGAAAACTTGCTTATCACACCTACGAAGGCATCGCGCTGTCGCTGGATGAACGTGAGCGTTTGATTGCCGACCTCGGCCCGCACCGGGCGATGATCCTGCGCAATCACGGTCTGCTGGTCGGCGGTTCGAGCGTGGCCCAGGCATTCCAGGAAATCCACTTTCTGGAGCGTGCCTGTCAGGCTCAAGTTCAGGCGCTGGCCGGTGGTTGCGAGCTGCATTTCCCATCGCCGGAGGTCTGCGCCCACACCGCCGAACAGTTCGACCGCGATGAGCAGGACAACATAATCGACCTGGCCTGGGAGGCCGCACTGACCCTGATCGAATCCCAGCGCGAGTCCTATCTGTCATGA
- a CDS encoding histone deacetylase family protein, whose amino-acid sequence MRSFFHPEQLLHHPRSYYSRGQMRTPQEVPERAQRLVQAAHGLGFSVELPADAGLAPLLAVHGAPYLTFLQEAHARWKEIPEDWGDEVMSNIFVREPNALRGILAQAARYLADGSCPVGEQTWRSAYWSAQSAVAGAQALIDGEPAAYALCRPPGHHARAEAAGGFCYVNNAAVAAQVLRDKFEKVAVLDTDMHHGQGIQEIFYDRDDVLYVSVHGDPTNFYPGVAGFADERGSGAGEGFNLNLPMAHGSSEADFLGQLDVALSAVREFGAEVLVLSLGFDIYELDPQSKVAVTREGFAALGERIRSLGLPCLIVQEGGYHLESLEDNARAFFVTGEVWQR is encoded by the coding sequence ATGCGCAGTTTTTTCCACCCCGAACAATTGCTCCACCATCCACGCAGTTATTACTCCCGAGGCCAGATGCGCACGCCGCAGGAAGTCCCCGAGCGCGCACAACGACTGGTGCAGGCCGCCCACGGTCTGGGCTTCAGTGTCGAGCTACCCGCCGATGCCGGGCTCGCGCCGTTGCTGGCGGTGCATGGCGCGCCGTATCTGACGTTCCTTCAGGAAGCTCACGCACGCTGGAAGGAAATCCCTGAAGACTGGGGCGACGAGGTGATGTCGAACATTTTCGTCCGTGAGCCCAACGCACTGCGCGGCATTCTCGCCCAGGCGGCGCGCTATCTGGCGGACGGCAGCTGCCCGGTTGGTGAACAGACCTGGCGCTCGGCGTACTGGTCGGCGCAAAGCGCAGTGGCCGGGGCTCAGGCGCTGATCGACGGTGAGCCGGCAGCCTACGCCTTGTGCCGTCCGCCGGGGCATCACGCCCGGGCCGAAGCAGCGGGCGGTTTCTGCTACGTGAACAACGCGGCGGTGGCGGCGCAGGTGCTGCGCGACAAGTTTGAAAAAGTCGCCGTGCTCGACACCGACATGCACCACGGCCAAGGCATCCAGGAAATCTTCTACGATCGCGATGACGTCCTTTACGTCTCGGTGCATGGCGATCCGACGAACTTCTATCCGGGCGTCGCCGGGTTCGCCGACGAACGCGGCAGCGGCGCGGGGGAGGGCTTCAATCTCAACTTGCCGATGGCCCATGGTTCAAGCGAAGCGGACTTCCTCGGGCAACTGGACGTCGCATTGAGCGCGGTGCGCGAGTTCGGCGCCGAGGTGCTGGTGCTGTCGCTGGGCTTCGATATCTATGAACTGGACCCGCAAAGCAAAGTCGCCGTGACCCGTGAAGGATTCGCAGCATTGGGTGAGCGCATTCGCAGCCTTGGCCTGCCGTGCCTGATTGTGCAGGAGGGCGGCTATCACCTGGAAAGTCTCGAAGACAATGCCCGGGCATTTTTCGTGACTGGCGAGGTTTGGCAGCGCTGA
- a CDS encoding ABC transporter ATP-binding protein yields MQRLFVRLIDSQNPAALQAALRWLYGFVRPQRLAIAGLLGLSVCASLLVLVQPWLVKLLIDDGLLARNFPMLVMIAVLMIIAGLLGTALSGINRYLHTRLSGRILFALRDDLYRHLQKLSPSFYGQRRIGDLMSRLDGDVAEIQRFAVDSLFSAVSSVIGLVVAIAMLFTLSWKLSLLALVLIPLDVLWLRWMRRKVERDVRQLRERSADMSSFMVETLPVMKFIQSAGQQQREARRLESLGQGYMNQLLRLQVTEFFTQAVPGTLTSLSRACAFLIGGYWVVQGTWQLGALIAFSTYLGMAVGPVQSLLGLYVAIQRMTVSLGRVMELRGEQPTVFSPVTPKPFPTSGELRFDAVHFSHPGRPSTLSGIEATIPYGLKVALSGGSGVGKSTLIDLLQRHHDPQSGRVLLGEMDLRELELFELRRRIAVVSQDIVLFRGSLADNVAYAVPDASREAIAEVARLAQLDSLIASLPEGLDSPLGERGQQLSGGQKQRIAIARALLQDPLILVLDEATSAVDEATEREVIEAIDRLFAGRTRILISHRPSTLADADLRFELLEGVLISKTVLHEA; encoded by the coding sequence ATGCAGCGCCTGTTCGTGCGGCTGATCGACAGCCAGAACCCCGCCGCGCTACAAGCGGCGTTGCGTTGGCTGTACGGATTTGTGCGACCACAGCGGCTGGCGATTGCCGGCCTGCTCGGTCTGTCGGTATGTGCGTCGCTGCTGGTACTGGTGCAGCCGTGGCTGGTCAAGTTGCTGATCGACGACGGGCTGCTGGCGCGCAATTTCCCGATGCTGGTAATGATCGCGGTGCTGATGATTATCGCCGGGCTGCTCGGCACGGCGTTGTCGGGGATAAACCGCTATCTGCACACGCGCCTGTCCGGGCGGATTCTGTTTGCCCTGCGCGATGACCTTTACCGGCATTTGCAGAAGCTGTCGCCAAGCTTCTACGGCCAGCGGCGGATCGGCGATCTGATGTCGCGGCTTGACGGCGATGTGGCGGAGATTCAGCGCTTTGCCGTGGACTCGTTGTTCTCGGCGGTATCGAGTGTGATCGGCCTGGTGGTCGCGATCGCGATGCTGTTCACGCTGTCGTGGAAGCTGTCATTGCTGGCGCTGGTGCTGATCCCGCTCGACGTGCTGTGGCTGCGCTGGATGCGGCGCAAGGTCGAGCGCGATGTGCGGCAGTTGCGCGAGCGCTCGGCGGACATGTCGTCGTTCATGGTCGAGACCCTGCCAGTGATGAAATTCATTCAGTCCGCCGGCCAGCAGCAGCGTGAAGCGCGGCGTCTGGAAAGCCTCGGGCAGGGCTACATGAACCAGTTGCTGCGCCTGCAAGTCACCGAGTTTTTCACCCAGGCTGTGCCCGGCACGTTGACCTCGTTGTCCCGCGCCTGCGCTTTTTTGATCGGCGGTTATTGGGTGGTGCAGGGCACCTGGCAACTCGGCGCGCTGATCGCGTTTTCCACCTATCTGGGGATGGCAGTCGGGCCGGTGCAGAGCCTGCTGGGTCTGTATGTGGCGATCCAGCGCATGACCGTCAGCCTCGGCCGGGTCATGGAGTTGCGCGGCGAACAGCCCACGGTGTTTTCACCGGTCACGCCGAAACCGTTTCCGACTTCGGGCGAGCTGCGTTTCGATGCGGTGCACTTCAGTCATCCGGGCCGCCCAAGCACGTTGAGCGGCATCGAAGCGACGATTCCCTACGGTTTGAAAGTCGCCTTGAGTGGCGGCTCCGGCGTCGGCAAGTCGACGCTGATCGACCTGCTGCAACGGCATCACGATCCGCAGTCCGGGCGGGTGCTGCTCGGCGAAATGGACTTGCGTGAGCTGGAGTTGTTCGAACTGCGTCGACGGATCGCCGTGGTCAGTCAGGACATCGTGCTGTTTCGCGGCAGCCTCGCCGACAACGTGGCTTACGCGGTGCCGGACGCCAGCCGCGAAGCCATCGCTGAAGTCGCACGGCTGGCGCAACTCGACAGCCTGATCGCATCGCTGCCCGAAGGCCTCGACAGCCCGTTGGGCGAGCGCGGTCAGCAATTGTCCGGCGGGCAGAAACAGCGGATCGCGATTGCCCGGGCGCTGTTGCAGGATCCGCTGATTCTGGTACTCGACGAAGCCACGTCGGCCGTCGATGAAGCCACAGAGCGCGAGGTGATCGAAGCCATCGACCGGTTGTTTGCCGGGCGCACGCGGATTCTGATCAGCCATCGTCCGTCGACCCTGGCCGATGCCGACCTGCGTTTCGAATTGCTCGAAGGTGTGCTCATTTCGAAAACGGTGCTGCATGAAGCCTGA
- the qhpE gene encoding subtilisin-like serine protease QhpE encodes MKPELRIGVVDSGHSAAQRVQVIAGRRFSLLEDGLAESELRDDPLGHGSAVIEAISRRAPAAQICVAQVFDQRGVTSALQISAAIDWLVAQGVRLINLSLGLRQDRSLLREACAAAVDRGVLLCASSPAQGAAVFPASYRQVLRVTGDARCTDEQWSWLDSAQADFAACVRGTYPGQSGASLGCAALSGHIAGYLLEHPQASNAEVFEWLKQHARYRGPERRLGP; translated from the coding sequence ATGAAGCCTGAGTTGCGGATTGGTGTGGTCGACAGCGGACACTCGGCAGCGCAGCGAGTGCAAGTGATTGCCGGGCGGCGATTCTCGTTGCTGGAGGATGGCCTGGCCGAATCGGAGTTGCGTGATGATCCCCTTGGCCATGGCAGCGCGGTGATCGAGGCGATCAGTCGTCGGGCACCGGCCGCACAGATCTGTGTAGCGCAAGTGTTTGATCAGCGCGGCGTCACTAGCGCCTTGCAGATTTCTGCGGCCATTGACTGGCTGGTGGCGCAGGGCGTGCGGCTGATCAATCTGAGCCTTGGCCTGCGGCAGGATCGCAGCCTGTTGCGCGAAGCCTGCGCGGCGGCGGTCGACCGTGGAGTGTTGCTGTGTGCATCAAGCCCGGCGCAGGGCGCAGCGGTGTTTCCGGCGAGTTATCGGCAAGTGCTGCGGGTGACCGGCGATGCGCGTTGCACTGATGAGCAGTGGTCATGGCTCGACAGTGCGCAGGCGGATTTTGCTGCGTGTGTTCGCGGCACTTATCCGGGGCAGTCCGGGGCCAGTCTGGGGTGTGCAGCGTTGAGTGGGCATATCGCCGGCTATCTGCTGGAGCATCCGCAGGCGAGCAATGCCGAAGTGTTCGAATGGCTGAAACAGCACGCTCGTTATCGCGGCCCGGAACGGCGCCTCGGTCCATGA
- a CDS encoding sigma-54-dependent Fis family transcriptional regulator, with the protein MTLIKTTDPKSHHEARLAREKLHLEGQVPDGVLRAEIDASWRRSLSHGVHFNGKHELALESSASLDVLLASNRLLIDAAIPAIDYLAERQGKEGLIILANSDATILAVEGRADRLKGSGLQDITLGACWSEAARGTNALGTALVEARPTLIDCGEHYLDRLTDFSCTSVPIHCPQGEILGVLDLTREGPLGRVHDSTALLSMAVSQIESRVFNNSFPDQIVLAFHSRRQYLESPWQGLLAVSLGGQILAVSAQACQLLRAERSALVGRRCEEFLGVDGVQLLTRLQQGGVGSVQTAKGEFFYKTLRAPARSVNLGGPPRSVAKTAKAQPDLEALAGNNARYARALRMARQGLANELPVLLLGETGTGKEVIARALHLAGSRCDKPFVAVNCAAIPEGLIESELFGYREGAFTGSRRGGMIGRLQQAHGGTLFLDEIGDMPLALQARLLRVLQDRKVAPLGAGEEQDIDVALICATHRDLKRQVEDKQFREDLFYRVNGISVMLPALRERDDFAALVTRLLGKLDAPNAVLHDDLNRLLGAYHWPGNIRQLEMVLRTALAMREPGETVLTLDHLPDSMLDELCATEKPQTGSIRENELEMIRQSLDTHQGNVSAAADALGISRATLYRKLKQLRS; encoded by the coding sequence ATGACTCTTATAAAAACAACCGATCCCAAGTCTCACCACGAAGCCCGGCTGGCCCGGGAAAAACTCCATCTAGAAGGGCAAGTCCCGGATGGCGTGTTGCGTGCGGAGATCGATGCTTCGTGGCGGCGCAGCCTGAGCCACGGCGTGCATTTCAATGGCAAGCATGAGCTGGCGCTGGAATCGAGCGCCAGTCTCGATGTGTTGCTGGCGAGCAATCGCCTGTTGATCGATGCGGCGATACCGGCCATCGATTACCTGGCCGAGCGTCAGGGCAAGGAAGGCCTGATCATCCTCGCCAATTCCGACGCCACCATTCTTGCGGTCGAGGGACGTGCCGACCGGCTCAAGGGCAGCGGTCTGCAGGACATCACCCTCGGCGCCTGCTGGAGCGAAGCCGCACGCGGCACCAACGCCCTCGGCACGGCGCTGGTCGAAGCCCGGCCCACCCTGATCGATTGCGGCGAGCATTACCTCGACCGCCTCACCGATTTCTCCTGCACCTCGGTGCCGATCCATTGCCCTCAGGGCGAAATTCTTGGCGTCCTCGATCTGACCCGCGAAGGCCCTCTCGGCCGCGTCCATGACAGCACCGCGCTGCTGAGCATGGCGGTCAGCCAGATCGAGAGCCGGGTGTTCAACAACAGTTTTCCCGATCAGATCGTCCTCGCCTTCCACAGTCGCCGGCAGTATCTGGAATCACCGTGGCAAGGTCTGCTCGCCGTCAGTCTCGGCGGGCAGATTCTGGCGGTCAGTGCTCAGGCCTGCCAGTTGCTGCGCGCCGAGCGTTCGGCGCTGGTCGGGCGGCGTTGCGAAGAATTCCTCGGCGTCGATGGCGTGCAATTGCTGACCCGCCTGCAACAGGGCGGTGTCGGCAGTGTGCAGACCGCCAAGGGCGAATTTTTCTACAAGACCCTGCGAGCCCCGGCGCGTTCGGTCAACCTCGGCGGCCCGCCGCGCAGCGTGGCGAAAACCGCCAAGGCGCAACCGGATCTGGAAGCACTGGCCGGCAACAACGCCCGCTACGCTAGAGCCCTGCGCATGGCCCGCCAAGGTCTGGCAAATGAATTGCCGGTATTGCTGCTCGGCGAAACCGGCACCGGTAAAGAAGTGATCGCCCGCGCCCTGCACCTGGCCGGCAGCCGCTGCGACAAACCGTTTGTGGCCGTGAACTGCGCGGCAATTCCCGAAGGCCTGATCGAGTCGGAACTGTTCGGCTATCGCGAAGGCGCGTTCACCGGATCGCGCCGTGGCGGCATGATCGGGCGCCTGCAACAGGCCCACGGCGGCACGTTGTTTCTCGATGAAATCGGTGACATGCCGCTGGCCTTGCAGGCGCGTTTGCTGCGCGTTTTGCAGGATCGCAAAGTCGCGCCGCTGGGGGCCGGGGAAGAGCAGGACATCGACGTCGCGCTGATCTGCGCCACCCACCGCGACCTCAAGCGTCAGGTCGAAGACAAGCAATTTCGCGAGGATCTGTTCTACCGGGTCAACGGCATCAGCGTGATGCTCCCGGCCCTGCGCGAGCGCGATGACTTCGCCGCGCTGGTCACTCGCCTGCTGGGCAAACTCGACGCGCCGAACGCCGTGCTGCACGACGACCTCAATCGTCTGCTCGGCGCGTATCACTGGCCGGGTAACATCCGCCAACTGGAGATGGTCTTGCGCACCGCGCTGGCCATGCGCGAACCCGGTGAAACGGTGCTGACCCTCGATCACTTGCCGGACAGCATGCTCGACGAACTCTGCGCCACCGAGAAACCCCAGACCGGCAGCATTCGCGAGAACGAGCTGGAGATGATCCGCCAGTCCCTCGATACCCATCAGGGCAATGTCTCGGCTGCGGCCGACGCTCTCGGCATCAGCCGTGCGACCCTGTACCGCAAACTCAAACAGTTGCGTTCGTGA
- a CDS encoding 2-hydroxyacid dehydrogenase yields the protein MNTVALMSRDTLLLKQLQEAFARRAPQLSAVLADDPRAANAQIAACWFPLPDSLAALPNLQVIHSVAAGIDHLEHDPSCPDLPVCRVVDPGHRQGMTEYVRWAVIHFHRGFDQVLEQQRQQHWERPLQRPAHEFRIGVMGLGSLGSAIAQDLASAGYEVRGWARSSKDLPGMQTFAGTDAFNPFLDGVELLINLLPLTHETRGILNRQTFERLANGAALINVGRGGHLNIEDLQQALARGKLRGALLDVFEQEPLPADHSLWKTPGVTITPHMASAASHDCIAEQIAENFRRLNAGEPLLNSADRLLGY from the coding sequence ATGAACACCGTTGCACTGATGTCCCGCGATACGCTGTTGCTCAAACAATTGCAGGAAGCCTTTGCCCGCCGTGCGCCGCAGCTTTCGGCGGTGCTGGCCGATGATCCCCGGGCGGCGAATGCGCAGATCGCAGCGTGCTGGTTTCCGCTGCCGGACAGCCTCGCCGCGTTGCCCAATCTGCAAGTGATTCACTCGGTCGCTGCCGGTATCGATCATCTGGAGCACGATCCGTCGTGCCCGGATCTACCAGTGTGCCGGGTAGTCGATCCCGGCCATCGCCAAGGCATGACCGAGTACGTACGCTGGGCGGTGATTCACTTTCATCGCGGCTTCGATCAAGTGCTCGAGCAACAGCGCCAACAGCATTGGGAGCGACCGCTGCAACGCCCGGCCCATGAGTTCCGGATCGGTGTGATGGGGCTAGGCTCGCTCGGCAGCGCAATCGCCCAAGACCTGGCCAGCGCCGGTTACGAGGTGCGTGGCTGGGCGCGCAGCAGCAAGGATTTACCGGGCATGCAGACCTTCGCCGGCACCGATGCCTTCAATCCATTTCTCGACGGCGTGGAGTTGCTGATCAATCTGTTGCCGCTGACTCACGAGACTCGCGGCATCCTCAATCGCCAGACCTTCGAACGACTGGCCAACGGCGCGGCACTGATAAATGTCGGGCGCGGCGGTCATCTGAACATCGAGGATCTGCAACAGGCACTGGCCCGTGGAAAACTGCGCGGTGCACTGCTTGATGTCTTCGAACAGGAACCGCTGCCCGCCGATCATTCGCTGTGGAAAACACCGGGCGTGACCATCACCCCGCACATGGCCTCGGCGGCATCTCACGACTGCATCGCCGAGCAGATCGCCGAGAACTTCCGCCGTCTGAATGCCGGTGAGCCTTTGCTCAACAGCGCGGATCGACTGCTCGGTTACTGA
- a CDS encoding MFS transporter produces MKPHASNQPRRAAAAAFIGTMIEWYDFYIYATAAALVFGALFFPSDDPLFSTMAAFGTFAVGFFARPLGGIIFGHIGDRIGRKKSLIITLLMMGVVTVCIGLLPTYAQIGATAPVLLILLRIVQGIAVGGEWGGAVLMAGEHAPKGRRNFFASFAQLGSPAGLILSLLAFSAVTRLPEEDLMSWGWRLPFLASALLLLVGLAIRLGVNESPEFLASREQATKQIKKEQAPVMEVLRTAWRPLLLCIGANTLGIAGVYFTNTFMIAYTTQQLALPRSLILECLFFVAIIQFCIQPLAAWTAEKIGATRFLCLVSLLAMASPYPMFVLVSSAQAPLIILGIALAVVCMASFYAVIAGYVSGMFETRVRYTAISLAYQICGAVAGGLTPLIGTMLAHKFTGQWWPMAVFYSLIAGISLVCVLSLARRHASAHRAEIARA; encoded by the coding sequence ATGAAGCCTCACGCTTCGAACCAGCCGCGCCGTGCGGCGGCCGCAGCCTTCATCGGCACCATGATCGAGTGGTACGACTTTTACATCTACGCCACCGCCGCCGCGCTGGTGTTCGGCGCGTTGTTCTTTCCCTCCGACGATCCGCTGTTCAGCACCATGGCGGCGTTCGGCACCTTCGCCGTGGGCTTCTTTGCCCGGCCATTGGGCGGGATCATTTTTGGGCATATCGGCGACCGCATCGGCCGCAAGAAATCCCTGATCATCACGCTGTTGATGATGGGCGTGGTCACGGTGTGCATCGGCTTGTTGCCAACCTACGCGCAGATTGGCGCGACGGCGCCGGTGTTGCTGATTCTGTTGCGCATCGTCCAGGGCATCGCCGTTGGTGGCGAATGGGGCGGGGCGGTCTTGATGGCCGGCGAGCATGCGCCGAAGGGCCGGCGCAATTTCTTCGCGTCTTTCGCACAACTGGGCAGCCCGGCGGGTTTGATCCTCTCGCTGCTGGCGTTCAGCGCGGTGACCCGTTTGCCGGAAGAAGACCTGATGAGCTGGGGCTGGCGTCTGCCATTCCTCGCCAGTGCGCTGTTGCTGCTGGTGGGCCTGGCGATTCGTCTGGGCGTGAACGAGTCGCCGGAATTTCTCGCCAGCCGCGAGCAGGCCACGAAACAGATCAAGAAAGAACAGGCACCCGTGATGGAAGTCTTGCGCACCGCGTGGCGCCCACTGTTGCTGTGCATCGGCGCCAACACGCTGGGCATCGCTGGCGTGTATTTCACCAACACTTTCATGATCGCCTACACCACTCAGCAACTGGCGCTGCCACGTTCGCTGATTCTTGAGTGCCTGTTCTTCGTCGCGATCATCCAGTTCTGCATTCAACCGCTGGCGGCTTGGACGGCGGAGAAAATCGGTGCGACGCGTTTCCTGTGCCTGGTGTCGCTGCTGGCGATGGCCTCACCGTATCCGATGTTCGTACTGGTCAGCTCGGCCCAGGCGCCGTTGATCATCCTCGGCATCGCGCTGGCGGTGGTGTGCATGGCTTCGTTCTACGCGGTGATCGCCGGTTACGTCAGTGGCATGTTCGAGACTCGTGTGCGCTACACCGCGATCTCCCTGGCCTATCAGATTTGCGGCGCGGTGGCCGGTGGGTTGACGCCGCTGATCGGCACGATGCTCGCTCACAAGTTCACCGGGCAGTGGTGGCCGATGGCGGTGTTCTACAGCCTGATTGCCGGCATTTCGCTGGTCTGCGTGCTGTCCCTCGCCCGTCGTCACGCCAGTGCCCATCGCGCGGAAATCGCCCGTGCCTAA
- a CDS encoding Zn-dependent hydrolase, with amino-acid sequence MLKINGERLWASLMAMAEIGATARGGSCRLALSDEDKAGRELFAHWCREAGMTLSVDAIGNLFARRAGTDPDAAPVMMGSHLDTQPEGGRFDGVYGVLAGLEVVRCLNDQNIQTRKPLEVAVWTNEEGARFTPAMFGSAVFTGIMDLNAALAVRDIDGISVAESLQRTGYAGERPLGGAVDAYFEAHIEQGPILEDNAKSIGVVTGGQAICWLDVRVEGMAAHAGTTPMPLRKDALYGVARMIQAIEGLATDFAPEGLTTVGELSINKSSRNTIPGLVNFTVDLRHHRDDAIAAMEQQVRARLQAIADGRGLNLTITPHWISPATPFDAECVAAVQEAVDVLGYAQQPIVSGAGHDAIHLARYCPTAMVFIPCVGGLSHNEAEDVLPEDVKQGTDVLLNAVLARAGRIEQGA; translated from the coding sequence ATGTTGAAAATCAATGGCGAACGCCTGTGGGCGAGCCTGATGGCCATGGCCGAAATCGGTGCGACGGCCCGAGGCGGCAGCTGCCGTCTGGCGTTGAGCGACGAAGACAAGGCCGGTCGCGAACTGTTCGCCCACTGGTGCCGCGAAGCCGGCATGACCTTGAGCGTGGACGCCATCGGCAACCTGTTCGCCCGTCGCGCCGGCACCGATCCGGACGCCGCACCGGTGATGATGGGCAGCCACCTCGACACCCAGCCCGAGGGCGGGCGTTTCGATGGCGTCTACGGCGTGCTCGCCGGCCTGGAAGTGGTGCGCTGTCTCAACGACCAGAACATCCAGACCCGCAAACCGCTTGAAGTGGCGGTGTGGACCAACGAAGAAGGCGCGCGCTTCACCCCGGCCATGTTCGGCTCGGCAGTGTTCACCGGGATCATGGATCTGAACGCTGCGCTGGCGGTGCGCGATATCGATGGCATCAGCGTTGCCGAGTCCTTGCAGCGCACCGGTTACGCCGGTGAGCGTCCGTTGGGCGGCGCGGTGGATGCGTATTTTGAAGCGCACATCGAGCAAGGCCCGATCCTTGAAGACAACGCCAAAAGCATCGGCGTGGTCACGGGCGGTCAGGCGATCTGCTGGCTCGATGTGCGCGTGGAAGGCATGGCCGCCCACGCCGGCACCACGCCGATGCCGCTGCGCAAAGACGCCTTGTACGGCGTGGCGCGGATGATTCAGGCCATCGAAGGTCTGGCCACGGATTTTGCGCCGGAAGGCCTGACCACGGTCGGCGAGTTGAGTATCAACAAATCCTCGCGCAACACCATTCCAGGTCTGGTGAATTTCACCGTCGATCTGCGTCATCACCGCGATGACGCGATCGCCGCCATGGAGCAACAAGTCCGCGCCCGCTTGCAGGCCATCGCCGATGGCCGAGGCCTGAACCTGACGATCACTCCGCACTGGATCAGTCCGGCCACACCGTTCGACGCCGAATGCGTGGCGGCGGTGCAGGAGGCGGTGGATGTGCTGGGCTACGCTCAGCAGCCGATTGTCAGTGGCGCCGGGCATGACGCGATTCATCTCGCGCGCTATTGCCCGACGGCGATGGTGTTCATCCCGTGCGTTGGCGGCCTGAGCCACAACGAAGCCGAAGACGTGTTGCCCGAAGACGTGAAGCAGGGCACGGATGTATTACTCAACGCGGTGCTGGCCCGCGCCGGTCGAATCGAACAGGGAGCCTGA
- a CDS encoding LysR family transcriptional regulator, giving the protein MAERDVQRLLNDRLDWNLLRTFRVIGQELSISRAAARLHLTQPAVSQALKRLEEQLGRQLIARRGPRFALTEVGEQIFELAGEIYGQMSQVSSLLEQPADEVIGKVRLLIISRIFSERFDDFLADFHRQYPRVDLEVDVMRSSDIVSALQEKTATLGLSLNRRPQPRLEQRLFLRQRYAFFCGKHHALFGRQDIGEGDLQRENFVSFTSDQIGGMLSPLTIFRDQQGFSGRIVASSPSLEEVRRLVIAGFGIGCLPEHVVAADVDAGLLWRLPPHEGIADVDIHLLWNRDQRMSRAETLFIERLQACLANQ; this is encoded by the coding sequence ATGGCCGAACGTGATGTGCAACGCCTGCTCAACGACCGCCTCGACTGGAACCTGCTGCGCACCTTCCGGGTGATCGGTCAGGAGCTGAGCATCAGCCGTGCCGCCGCGCGTCTGCACCTGACCCAACCGGCGGTGAGCCAGGCACTCAAGCGTCTGGAGGAGCAACTGGGTCGCCAGTTGATCGCCCGACGCGGCCCGCGCTTTGCCCTCACCGAAGTCGGCGAGCAGATTTTCGAACTGGCCGGCGAGATCTACGGGCAGATGTCCCAGGTCAGCAGCCTGTTGGAGCAACCGGCCGACGAAGTGATCGGCAAGGTGCGGTTGCTGATCATCAGCCGGATCTTTTCCGAGCGCTTCGATGACTTCCTCGCCGACTTTCATCGGCAGTATCCACGGGTGGATCTGGAGGTCGATGTGATGCGCAGTTCGGACATCGTCAGTGCCCTTCAGGAGAAAACCGCGACCCTCGGTCTGAGCCTCAATCGCCGCCCGCAACCGCGTCTGGAACAGCGTCTGTTTCTGCGTCAGCGCTATGCGTTTTTCTGCGGCAAACACCACGCGCTGTTCGGCCGACAGGACATCGGCGAAGGCGATTTGCAACGGGAGAACTTCGTCAGTTTCACCAGCGACCAGATTGGCGGGATGCTCTCGCCGCTGACGATCTTTCGTGATCAGCAAGGCTTCAGCGGACGCATCGTTGCCTCATCGCCGAGCCTGGAAGAAGTGCGACGGTTGGTGATCGCCGGGTTCGGAATCGGTTGTTTGCCGGAGCACGTGGTGGCGGCGGACGTCGACGCCGGATTGCTCTGGCGCCTGCCGCCCCACGAGGGGATTGCCGATGTCGACATTCATCTGCTGTGGAACCGCGACCAGCGCATGAGCCGCGCCGAGACGCTGTTCATCGAACGTTTGCAGGCCTGTCTGGCGAATCAGTAA